A window of the Helianthus annuus cultivar XRQ/B chromosome 4, HanXRQr2.0-SUNRISE, whole genome shotgun sequence genome harbors these coding sequences:
- the LOC110936414 gene encoding uncharacterized protein LOC110936414 isoform X2 yields the protein MVRAFGPTCIPWLRDVMAGVVVFTVRSVRVGYSETARLGSTSGCFGLVSVEMKQSQDVRFRMEVGVGNLPLWFGFRFDSQSRSKRPTVVSAGPVQSDLSASEAVRVDSVNSVSRPGQLSESNLVNSVDPVNSVKRFDVSTREDSVKNLGREH from the exons ATGGTTCGGGCCTTTGGTCCGACATGTATTCCG TGGTTGCGCGACGTGATGGCAGGGGTGGTGGTATTCACAGTCAGATCTGTTCGGGTCGGGTATAGCGAAACGGCCCGACTCGGGTCAACTTCGGGGTGCTTCGGGTTGGTTTCGGTTGAGATGAAACAAAGCCAGGATGTTCGGTTCCGAATGGAAGTTGGTGTTGGTAATTTACCGTTATGGTTCGGGTTTCGGTTCGACAGTCAAAGTCGGTCAAAGCGACCAACGGTAGTTTCGGCGGGTCCAGTTCAGTCAGATTTGTCAGCTTCAGAAGCGGTtcgggttgactcggtcaactcagtgagtcgacccggtcaactcagcgagtcaaACCTGGTCAATTCGgttgacccggtcaactcagtcaaacgGTTCGATGTTTCGACACGCGAAGACTCGGTAAAGAATTTAGGACGCGAACATTAA
- the LOC110936414 gene encoding uncharacterized protein LOC110936414 isoform X1: MTEKKRRRRSRRRQWRCGDGSGLWSDMYSGVVVFTVRSVRVGYSETARLGSTSGCFGLVSVEMKQSQDVRFRMEVGVGNLPLWFGFRFDSQSRSKRPTVVSAGPVQSDLSASEAVRVDSVNSVSRPGQLSESNLVNSVDPVNSVKRFDVSTREDSVKNLGREH, translated from the exons aTGACAGAGAAGAAGcggcgccgccgctcacggcggcggcagTGGCGGTGTGGCGATGGTTCGGGCCTTTGGTCCGACATGTATTCCG GGGTGGTGGTATTCACAGTCAGATCTGTTCGGGTCGGGTATAGCGAAACGGCCCGACTCGGGTCAACTTCGGGGTGCTTCGGGTTGGTTTCGGTTGAGATGAAACAAAGCCAGGATGTTCGGTTCCGAATGGAAGTTGGTGTTGGTAATTTACCGTTATGGTTCGGGTTTCGGTTCGACAGTCAAAGTCGGTCAAAGCGACCAACGGTAGTTTCGGCGGGTCCAGTTCAGTCAGATTTGTCAGCTTCAGAAGCGGTtcgggttgactcggtcaactcagtgagtcgacccggtcaactcagcgagtcaaACCTGGTCAATTCGgttgacccggtcaactcagtcaaacgGTTCGATGTTTCGACACGCGAAGACTCGGTAAAGAATTTAGGACGCGAACATTAA